Proteins from a single region of Sinorhizobium alkalisoli:
- a CDS encoding CaiB/BaiF CoA transferase family protein produces MTRALAGFRVIDTTHVLAGPFASYQMAVLGADVIKIEDPHDPDQARLQGSDRDLSSAGMGTAFMAQASNKKAVALNLKTEAGRDALMRLVETADVFVENYRPGAFEDLGLGYDDLRKLNPRLIYCSISAFGSTGPRREQTGYDSVLQAFSGMMTMTGSEDGDPLKCGAPVVDYATGTTAAYAITAALLQRERSGSSSGQFVDVSMLDVALVLCSPYVTGYLWNGSHPKPKGNRFPFATIGQYRASDGGLMIAASNLEQQRRLWIALGREDLIKQNNNQRLDSHGEEEAALSSIIATMPADYWESFFRERRIPAARVRELKEALADPQIESRPLLHKHAAPGTSTDGLVVPVAGFTMSDSAPGLSFPPQPVGAQTEEILRGVGFDSADIERLRAECAIN; encoded by the coding sequence ATGACGAGGGCCCTTGCCGGTTTCCGTGTCATAGACACCACGCACGTGCTGGCCGGACCGTTCGCCAGCTATCAGATGGCCGTACTCGGCGCCGACGTGATCAAGATCGAGGATCCGCACGATCCGGACCAGGCGCGCCTTCAGGGCTCGGATCGCGATCTCAGCAGCGCCGGCATGGGCACTGCCTTCATGGCACAGGCGTCGAACAAGAAGGCGGTTGCACTGAACCTGAAGACCGAAGCCGGTCGTGACGCCTTGATGCGGCTCGTCGAAACAGCGGACGTCTTCGTCGAAAACTACCGGCCCGGTGCATTTGAAGACCTGGGGCTCGGCTACGACGATCTGCGCAAACTCAACCCCCGGCTGATATATTGCTCGATCTCGGCTTTCGGCTCGACCGGACCGCGCCGGGAGCAGACGGGCTATGATTCCGTTCTTCAGGCATTCTCGGGCATGATGACGATGACCGGCAGCGAGGATGGCGATCCTCTGAAATGTGGCGCTCCCGTGGTTGACTATGCGACGGGTACAACGGCCGCCTATGCCATCACGGCGGCCCTCCTGCAGCGTGAACGCAGTGGCAGCAGCAGCGGGCAGTTCGTGGACGTCTCCATGCTGGACGTGGCGCTCGTCCTGTGTAGTCCTTACGTAACGGGATACCTGTGGAATGGCAGTCATCCGAAGCCGAAGGGCAACCGCTTTCCCTTCGCCACGATCGGCCAGTACCGTGCCTCTGACGGGGGCCTGATGATCGCCGCCTCGAACCTCGAGCAGCAGCGCCGCCTATGGATCGCCCTCGGGCGCGAAGATCTCATAAAGCAGAACAACAATCAGCGGCTGGACAGCCATGGCGAGGAGGAGGCTGCACTCAGCAGCATCATCGCCACCATGCCCGCCGACTACTGGGAGAGTTTCTTCCGGGAAAGGCGGATACCAGCGGCGCGCGTACGAGAGCTGAAAGAAGCCCTCGCGGATCCGCAAATTGAATCGCGGCCGCTTCTGCATAAACACGCGGCGCCCGGCACGTCGACGGATGGCTTGGTGGTTCCTGTCGCGGGTTTCACCATGTCGGATAGCGCGCCTGGGTTGAGTTTCCCGCCACAGCCTGTCGGTGCGCAAACGGAGGAAATCCTGCGGGGGGTAGGCTTCGACAGCGCGGACATCGAAAGGCTTCGTGCCGAATGCGCGATCAACTGA
- a CDS encoding Bug family tripartite tricarboxylate transporter substrate binding protein: MSVNLFKPARAFVATAFFAVVASLGLSSPVAAETAWKPSGPVNVVMHTKPGGTADIFIRTLAQSLEPMIGQPVVVVNAPGAGGATQMAHVRQAKPDGLTIGINTMTHFTSMLTNLKGTFSVDDFSWIASTQEDPIIYFVRADSDIKSLPDLVAKAKASSGTVNIGGFGPVGSMQHLGTAMLESAADVKFNWVGFDSTPDIMTALLGGHVDVGVSNLGPTAPFFESKRIIGLGVLGEKRLDGLPDVPTFGEAGYEVDTSWVQVRGVFGPKDMPLELQQQIADTIHEAMKAKTYQDYARSTGVIDSTLGPKEYDAFVRDVSKIASKQLEAARLLQ, encoded by the coding sequence ATGTCAGTAAATCTGTTCAAGCCGGCGCGCGCGTTCGTGGCAACGGCATTTTTCGCCGTCGTTGCCTCGCTGGGTCTTTCCAGTCCTGTCGCGGCGGAGACGGCCTGGAAGCCATCAGGACCGGTAAATGTCGTCATGCATACGAAGCCCGGCGGAACGGCGGACATTTTCATCCGCACCCTGGCGCAATCGCTGGAGCCGATGATCGGCCAGCCGGTTGTCGTGGTGAATGCTCCGGGCGCCGGAGGCGCAACGCAGATGGCGCATGTCCGCCAAGCCAAGCCCGATGGCTTGACAATCGGCATCAACACGATGACCCACTTCACGAGCATGCTGACCAATCTGAAGGGAACCTTCTCGGTCGACGACTTCTCCTGGATAGCTTCCACGCAGGAAGACCCGATCATCTATTTCGTTCGCGCGGATTCCGACATCAAATCACTGCCGGACCTCGTTGCAAAGGCGAAAGCCAGCTCCGGCACTGTCAACATCGGCGGTTTCGGGCCCGTTGGGTCGATGCAGCATCTTGGCACGGCCATGCTCGAAAGCGCTGCAGACGTGAAGTTCAACTGGGTCGGGTTTGACTCCACTCCTGACATCATGACGGCCTTGCTCGGTGGGCACGTGGATGTAGGTGTTTCGAACCTCGGGCCGACCGCGCCCTTCTTCGAATCCAAGCGGATCATCGGTCTCGGGGTCCTGGGTGAAAAGCGGCTCGATGGTCTGCCGGACGTTCCCACCTTCGGTGAGGCGGGCTACGAGGTCGACACGAGCTGGGTGCAAGTGCGCGGTGTCTTTGGTCCAAAGGACATGCCGCTCGAACTTCAGCAGCAGATTGCAGACACAATCCACGAGGCGATGAAGGCCAAGACCTATCAGGACTATGCCCGCAGCACGGGTGTCATCGATTCCACTTTGGGGCCGAAGGAATACGACGCTTTCGTACGCGACGTCAGCAAGATCGCCAGCAAGCAGCTAGAGGCGGCTCGACTCCTGCAGTAG
- a CDS encoding tripartite tricarboxylate transporter permease: MIENLLSGFSAFGDPLVWLSLVFGSLAGYLIGAIPGLGPSLGVALLIPFTYGLDPVVSIVGLVALYAAAEYGGAITAILINSPGTSAAVATAWDGYPLSQQGKAGEALLVSIVTSGIGIFISALFLLFTAVPLSEFALRFGPGEYFALALVGLSLVVGLAEGSVVKGAVAMGIGLALATVGLDTQTGTPRFAASVELFEGLPLVPVLLGLYALSEVLFLVEGGMTAKIKSAPLGGWRSWNWRGLWSLNGVVFRSSVLGYIIGIIPGAGASIASFIAYAVAKKTSKTPERFGKGSIEGVAASEAANNAAVSGAMAPLLALGIPGSPTTAVMIGALMIQGIQPGPLLFSRNPEIPYTIFASLWIGVPVMVFIGLAGARAWARVANIPGPAIAAIVAGICLVGAFASEGTMFPVYVMTAFGILGYLLRKVQVPLAPIILALVLGEMMETNFRRALITSQGSLEVFYTSPLTVALLLTAVLAFLLPAIGFIQKRRQATRAADPSVRG; this comes from the coding sequence ATGATTGAAAACCTCCTCTCAGGCTTCTCGGCCTTCGGCGATCCGCTCGTGTGGCTGAGCTTGGTCTTCGGCTCGCTGGCCGGCTATCTCATCGGCGCGATTCCTGGTCTCGGCCCCAGTCTCGGCGTCGCATTGCTCATCCCATTCACCTACGGACTTGACCCCGTCGTCTCGATCGTCGGTTTGGTGGCCTTGTATGCCGCGGCAGAATATGGCGGCGCGATCACCGCCATTCTCATCAATTCGCCCGGCACGTCGGCAGCGGTCGCGACGGCTTGGGACGGCTATCCGCTGAGTCAGCAGGGAAAGGCGGGCGAAGCCCTCCTGGTGTCTATCGTCACCTCCGGCATTGGTATCTTCATCAGCGCCCTGTTCCTGCTGTTTACCGCCGTGCCGCTCTCGGAATTCGCATTGCGGTTCGGACCCGGTGAATACTTCGCTCTGGCGCTCGTCGGGCTCAGCCTGGTGGTCGGCCTTGCAGAAGGCTCGGTGGTCAAGGGCGCGGTGGCGATGGGCATCGGTCTCGCGCTCGCGACGGTCGGGCTGGATACGCAGACCGGGACGCCGCGTTTTGCCGCGTCGGTCGAGCTCTTCGAGGGGCTGCCCCTCGTGCCGGTGCTGCTCGGGCTTTATGCGCTTTCGGAGGTCCTCTTCCTGGTCGAGGGGGGCATGACAGCCAAGATCAAGAGTGCGCCGCTTGGCGGCTGGCGCAGCTGGAACTGGAGGGGTCTATGGTCACTCAATGGCGTCGTGTTCAGAAGCTCGGTGCTCGGCTACATCATCGGCATCATTCCGGGTGCGGGCGCCTCCATTGCCTCCTTCATTGCCTATGCGGTGGCCAAGAAAACATCCAAGACTCCGGAGCGATTCGGGAAAGGATCTATCGAGGGTGTTGCGGCCTCGGAAGCGGCAAACAATGCTGCCGTGTCCGGTGCCATGGCACCTTTGCTTGCACTCGGCATCCCCGGTTCGCCGACGACGGCGGTGATGATCGGCGCCCTGATGATCCAGGGCATTCAGCCGGGGCCTCTCCTGTTCAGCCGCAATCCCGAAATTCCTTATACTATCTTCGCGTCGCTCTGGATCGGCGTGCCGGTGATGGTGTTCATCGGGCTTGCCGGTGCCCGCGCCTGGGCCAGGGTTGCAAACATTCCCGGTCCCGCTATCGCGGCGATCGTCGCAGGAATTTGCCTTGTGGGTGCCTTCGCCTCCGAGGGCACGATGTTCCCGGTCTACGTCATGACTGCGTTCGGTATTCTCGGATACCTGCTTCGAAAGGTGCAGGTTCCGCTGGCTCCGATCATTCTGGCTCTGGTGCTCGGCGAGATGATGGAAACCAATTTCCGCCGGGCGCTGATTACGTCGCAAGGTTCCCTTGAAGTCTTCTACACCTCGCCTCTGACGGTTGCGTTGCTTCTAACGGCTGTCCTTGCATTCCTGCTTCCGGCAATCGGCTTTATTCAGAAGCGGAGACAGGCAACCCGGGCGGCCGACCCTTCGGTGAGAGGCTGA
- a CDS encoding tripartite tricarboxylate transporter TctB family protein — translation MESEVLDKGEQPVEGYVRIPLPILEIVIGLIVLAILSWYVVQAYHLPKPFNSNDIGAGGFPLLVAFGTGIATISMIGLAVARLMGRMGRSDSRWRRPLLVLIVALLLVGQTLSFATLGVYLCVALFSAAIMVAAGERRILHVLGVPIGLVTFIYVVFALALNVVFP, via the coding sequence ATGGAGAGCGAGGTTCTCGACAAGGGCGAGCAGCCAGTGGAGGGCTATGTCCGAATACCTTTGCCGATACTCGAAATCGTGATCGGTCTGATCGTACTTGCGATTTTATCCTGGTACGTCGTCCAGGCGTACCACCTGCCGAAGCCTTTCAATTCGAACGATATCGGAGCGGGCGGATTCCCGCTTCTCGTCGCCTTCGGAACCGGAATCGCCACCATATCGATGATCGGCCTCGCAGTCGCGCGGCTCATGGGCAGAATGGGGCGTTCCGACAGCCGTTGGCGGCGGCCGCTCCTTGTTTTGATCGTTGCCCTGCTCCTTGTCGGGCAGACCCTGAGCTTCGCAACGCTGGGTGTCTATCTCTGCGTCGCGCTCTTCTCCGCTGCGATCATGGTGGCGGCTGGCGAGCGTCGGATCCTGCATGTGCTGGGCGTGCCGATCGGCTTGGTCACATTCATCTATGTTGTGTTCGCGCTTGCGTTGAACGTGGTCTTTCCGTGA
- a CDS encoding AbrB family transcriptional regulator: protein MPPWREIAHRQLLARLVGVYLFGAGAGAFAAWIGSPLPWMIGPLLATASLYLTGVVDIRIPVETRPVGQIVIASQVGVYFSPAAFAMLLAFAPLLIGMALATACCALVVALLLARVANLNLTAAFLSSLPTSPVEAAVMAERYNCNPGPVILSQTVRIASVVVLVPVAIYMIDGWPARDMVRTTRELDAIAVLLLAGTGMAGALLAQACRVPNPFFLGPLAASSAVSALGVAPSFYPSIVLSCAQVTLGVWLGSTFRRSLFAAAGRLVTASIVTTLLMLALTSIMAVIVSRMAGLSWELMVLGTAPGGVTEMALTAKFLGQDVALITAFHLTRIFILMPNIPWIIRMSHRFERRRNCCDGGDGSDRP, encoded by the coding sequence GTGCCGCCATGGCGTGAAATCGCACACCGCCAGCTTCTGGCGCGCCTCGTCGGTGTGTACCTGTTCGGTGCTGGCGCTGGGGCGTTTGCGGCATGGATCGGGTCGCCGCTGCCATGGATGATCGGACCGCTGCTTGCCACGGCATCGCTCTATCTGACGGGCGTGGTGGACATCCGTATACCCGTTGAGACGCGGCCGGTCGGCCAGATCGTCATTGCGTCGCAGGTGGGGGTATATTTCTCGCCCGCCGCATTCGCCATGCTCCTGGCATTCGCACCGCTTCTTATCGGGATGGCACTCGCCACGGCGTGCTGCGCGCTCGTGGTCGCGCTCCTGCTTGCGCGTGTGGCCAACCTGAACCTAACTGCGGCCTTTCTCTCCTCCTTGCCGACGAGTCCCGTGGAGGCAGCGGTTATGGCCGAACGTTACAACTGCAATCCCGGTCCGGTCATACTGTCTCAAACCGTGCGGATCGCGTCCGTCGTGGTCCTGGTCCCGGTCGCCATCTACATGATCGACGGGTGGCCGGCTCGCGACATGGTGCGGACAACGCGTGAGCTCGATGCAATTGCTGTCCTCCTCCTCGCCGGCACAGGAATGGCCGGGGCGTTGCTGGCCCAAGCATGTCGCGTGCCCAATCCCTTCTTTCTTGGTCCCTTGGCTGCCTCTTCGGCAGTTTCGGCACTTGGCGTCGCCCCGTCCTTCTACCCGTCAATCGTTCTCTCCTGCGCGCAGGTCACTCTTGGCGTCTGGCTTGGCTCGACCTTCCGCAGATCACTTTTCGCTGCGGCGGGGCGGCTCGTCACGGCTTCCATCGTCACGACGCTTCTCATGCTCGCCCTGACGTCGATCATGGCGGTCATCGTCTCCCGGATGGCGGGGCTGAGCTGGGAGCTGATGGTGCTGGGCACTGCACCGGGTGGCGTTACCGAAATGGCGCTGACAGCGAAATTTCTGGGCCAGGACGTTGCGCTGATCACGGCCTTTCATTTGACCCGCATCTTTATCCTGATGCCGAACATTCCCTGGATCATCCGCATGAGCCACAGATTTGAGCGCCGCCGAAACTGCTGCGACGGCGGCGACGGTTCGGATCGGCCGTAG